The following proteins are encoded in a genomic region of Neovison vison isolate M4711 chromosome 12, ASM_NN_V1, whole genome shotgun sequence:
- the CNPY2 gene encoding protein canopy homolog 2 isoform X1, translating into MGWRWGCSNLRWWVHIGPLLSALLPTSTSLPPGLNQPPLLAVGPLCLLSSLNRQPPFRSCHITLWSNPVTLKMKGWGCLALLLGALLGTAWARRSQDLHCGACRALVDELEWEIAQVDPKKTIQMGSFRINPDGSQSVVEVPYARSEAHLTELLEEVCDRMKEYGEQIDPSTHRKNYVRVVGRNGESNELDLQGIRIDSDISGTLKFACESIVEEYEDELIEFFSREADNVKDKLCSKRTDLCDHALHISHDEL; encoded by the exons atgggctggaggtggggatgCAGTAATCTAAGGTGGTGGGTCCATATAGGCCCGTTGTTGAGTGCTCTTCTCCCAACCTCCACCTCGCTGCCTCCCGGCCTGAATCAGCCGCCTCTCTTGGCGGTAGGTCCTCTGTGCCTGCTGTCCTCGCTTAATCGCCAGCCTCCGTTCCGCAGCTGCCACATAACCCT GTGGAGCAACCCCGTTACGCTAAAGATGAAAGGCTGGGGTTGTCTGGCCCTGCTTCTGGGGGCCCTGCTGGGAACTGCCTGGGCTCGAAGAAGCCAGGATCTACACTGTGGAG ctTGCAGGGCTCTGGTGGATGAACTAGAGTGGGAAATTGCCCAGGTGGATCCCAAGAAGACCATTCAGATGGGCTCTTTCCGAATTAATCCAGATGGCAGCCAGTCAGTGGTGGAG GTGCCTTATGCTCGCTCAGAGGCCCACCTCACAGAGCTGCTAGAGGAGGTATGTGACCGGATGAAGGAGTATGGGGAGCAGATTGACCCTTCCACCCACCGCAAGAACTATGTACGTGTAGTGGGCCGGAATGGAGAATCCAATGAACTGGACCTACAGGGCATCCGAATTGATTCAGACATCAGTGGCACTCTCAAGTTTGCG TGTGAGAGCATTGTGGAGGAATATGAGGATGAACTCATTGAATTCTTTTCCCGAGAGGCTGACAATGTTAAAGACAAACTTTGTAGTAAGCGAACAG ATCTTTGTGACCATGCCCTGCACATATCGCATGATGAGCTTTGA
- the CNPY2 gene encoding protein canopy homolog 2 isoform X2 has product MKGWGCLALLLGALLGTAWARRSQDLHCGACRALVDELEWEIAQVDPKKTIQMGSFRINPDGSQSVVEVPYARSEAHLTELLEEVCDRMKEYGEQIDPSTHRKNYVRVVGRNGESNELDLQGIRIDSDISGTLKFACESIVEEYEDELIEFFSREADNVKDKLCSKRTDLCDHALHISHDEL; this is encoded by the exons ATGAAAGGCTGGGGTTGTCTGGCCCTGCTTCTGGGGGCCCTGCTGGGAACTGCCTGGGCTCGAAGAAGCCAGGATCTACACTGTGGAG ctTGCAGGGCTCTGGTGGATGAACTAGAGTGGGAAATTGCCCAGGTGGATCCCAAGAAGACCATTCAGATGGGCTCTTTCCGAATTAATCCAGATGGCAGCCAGTCAGTGGTGGAG GTGCCTTATGCTCGCTCAGAGGCCCACCTCACAGAGCTGCTAGAGGAGGTATGTGACCGGATGAAGGAGTATGGGGAGCAGATTGACCCTTCCACCCACCGCAAGAACTATGTACGTGTAGTGGGCCGGAATGGAGAATCCAATGAACTGGACCTACAGGGCATCCGAATTGATTCAGACATCAGTGGCACTCTCAAGTTTGCG TGTGAGAGCATTGTGGAGGAATATGAGGATGAACTCATTGAATTCTTTTCCCGAGAGGCTGACAATGTTAAAGACAAACTTTGTAGTAAGCGAACAG ATCTTTGTGACCATGCCCTGCACATATCGCATGATGAGCTTTGA